In Pseudonocardia cypriaca, a single genomic region encodes these proteins:
- a CDS encoding ABC transporter ATP-binding protein encodes MLTISNLVKSFAGEASKRRATAGRVLAVDDVSLEVGEGEMFTLLGPSGCGKTTTLRSVAGLERPDSGRITVGGRVLFDGGRLNVPANQRGLGMVFQSYAIWPHMTVFDNVAFPLQVRKRSLRPGKREIRERVAKVLETMELGHLADRQATKLSGGQQQRLALARAIIIEPPLMLLDEPLSNLDAKLRESLRYELKRLQRELGITSIYVTHDQIEALALSTTIAVMKEGNVLQTGRPREVYESPNCKFVAEFIGTSNFLRGKVVGRDGDCVDVDTEAGRVRLESAARVPVGEEVVAAVRPESLEISTTGWGNRVNEWPGTVTNRAFLGDAIDHIVRVGQGSLRVRGNPSVSIKPGTEIFVATEPSKVTLVPVG; translated from the coding sequence ATGTTGACGATCAGCAACCTCGTGAAGAGCTTCGCCGGGGAGGCGAGCAAGCGGCGGGCGACGGCGGGACGGGTACTCGCGGTCGACGACGTCAGCCTGGAGGTCGGCGAGGGCGAGATGTTCACGCTGCTCGGCCCGTCCGGCTGCGGCAAGACCACCACGCTGAGGTCGGTGGCCGGGCTGGAGCGCCCCGACTCCGGCCGGATAACCGTCGGCGGCCGCGTCCTCTTCGACGGCGGCCGCCTCAACGTCCCGGCCAACCAGCGTGGCCTCGGCATGGTGTTCCAGTCGTACGCGATCTGGCCGCACATGACCGTGTTCGACAACGTGGCGTTCCCGTTGCAGGTGCGCAAGCGCTCGCTCCGGCCGGGCAAACGGGAGATCCGCGAGCGCGTGGCCAAGGTGCTCGAGACGATGGAGCTCGGTCACCTCGCCGACCGGCAGGCCACCAAGCTCTCCGGCGGTCAGCAGCAGCGCCTGGCGCTGGCCAGGGCGATCATCATCGAGCCACCGCTGATGCTGCTCGATGAGCCGCTGTCCAACCTGGACGCGAAGCTGCGCGAGTCGCTGCGCTACGAGCTCAAGCGCCTCCAGCGCGAGCTGGGCATCACCTCGATCTACGTCACCCACGACCAGATCGAGGCGCTCGCGCTGTCGACGACGATCGCGGTGATGAAGGAGGGCAACGTCCTGCAGACCGGGCGCCCCCGCGAGGTGTACGAGTCCCCCAACTGCAAGTTCGTCGCCGAGTTCATCGGCACGTCCAACTTCCTGCGCGGCAAGGTCGTCGGGCGGGACGGCGACTGCGTCGACGTCGACACCGAGGCCGGGCGCGTGCGGCTCGAGTCGGCGGCCCGGGTCCCGGTCGGCGAGGAGGTTGTCGCCGCGGTCCGCCCGGAGAGCCTCGAGATCAGCACCACCGGCTGGGGCAACCGCGTCAACGAGTGGCCGGGCACGGTGACCAACCGGGCGTTCCTCGGCGATGCGATCGACCACATCGTCCGGGTGGGCCAGGGCAGCCTCCGCGTGCGGGGCAACCCGTCGGTCTCGATCAAGCCGGGTACGGAGATCTTCGTGGCGACGGAGCCGAGCAAGGTCACGCTCGTCCCGGTGGGCTGA
- a CDS encoding MFS transporter, producing the protein MHWARLLHNRDFLLFWSGVVLSQIGTRATVAASLWQVYELTGSIAATGLVGGAQAVALVVLSPLGGVLADRWDRRRLLQASQAVAMVVALAMAAVSLTGAAQAWHVVAGVLVTTAAATFDQPCRQALVPALVPRDVLPAAIALLNPSREVAVLVGPAIGGLLIAVDGPGLVYLLDGISYAALVAVLAAVRVPPLHREDGPRSIRADMAEGIRYVRRRPIIWSLCGLDLLLTVFGAYRVLLPAFADRLDIGPAGYGLLSATPSLGALLATYGIVRLVSRSRRLGRALLAATIAYGVVAIAFAQVSLLAAVLLFALLLGSFDAAATTIRHAAVQLETPDELRGRVQSLYQITSRGGPALGDVVIGVAAGLAGPVAALTAGAAVPVLAGIALLLRPNTVRDYAGIAAQPKGTPA; encoded by the coding sequence ATGCACTGGGCACGACTGCTGCACAACCGGGACTTCCTGCTCTTCTGGTCCGGTGTCGTCCTCTCGCAGATCGGGACGAGGGCGACGGTGGCCGCGAGCCTGTGGCAGGTCTACGAGCTCACCGGCTCGATCGCCGCCACCGGCCTCGTCGGCGGCGCCCAGGCGGTGGCGCTGGTCGTGCTGAGCCCGCTCGGCGGGGTGCTGGCCGACCGCTGGGACCGCCGCCGCCTGCTGCAGGCGAGCCAGGCCGTCGCCATGGTCGTGGCGCTCGCGATGGCCGCCGTGTCGCTGACCGGTGCCGCGCAGGCCTGGCACGTGGTCGCAGGCGTGCTGGTCACCACGGCAGCGGCGACGTTCGACCAACCGTGCCGGCAGGCGCTGGTGCCGGCCCTCGTCCCCCGGGACGTTCTGCCCGCTGCGATCGCGCTGCTGAACCCCTCCCGCGAGGTCGCCGTGCTCGTCGGGCCCGCGATCGGCGGCCTGCTCATCGCCGTCGACGGCCCGGGACTGGTGTACCTGCTCGACGGGATCTCCTACGCGGCTCTGGTCGCCGTGCTGGCCGCGGTCCGGGTCCCGCCCCTGCACCGCGAGGACGGGCCGCGCTCGATCCGGGCGGACATGGCCGAGGGCATCCGGTACGTGCGGCGGCGGCCGATCATCTGGTCGCTGTGCGGGCTGGACCTGCTGCTGACCGTCTTCGGCGCCTACCGGGTGCTGCTGCCGGCCTTCGCCGACCGCCTCGACATCGGGCCGGCCGGGTACGGGCTGCTGTCCGCGACGCCCTCGCTCGGCGCGCTGCTCGCGACGTACGGGATCGTCCGGCTGGTCTCCCGGTCGCGCAGGCTGGGCCGTGCGCTGCTGGCGGCCACGATCGCCTACGGGGTGGTCGCGATCGCCTTCGCCCAGGTCTCGCTGCTGGCGGCCGTCCTGCTGTTCGCGCTGCTCCTGGGCTCCTTCGACGCCGCGGCGACCACCATCCGGCACGCCGCGGTGCAGCTCGAGACGCCCGACGAGCTGCGAGGCCGGGTGCAGTCGCTCTACCAGATCACGTCCCGGGGCGGGCCTGCGCTCGGCGACGTCGTGATCGGCGTGGCCGCCGGCCTCGCCGGCCCGGTCGCCGCGCTCACGGCGGGCGCGGCGGTGCCGGTGCTGGCCGGGATCGCGCTCCTCCTGCGGCCGAACACCGTGCGCGACTACGCCGGGATCGCTGCCCAACCGAAGGGAACACCCGCATGA
- a CDS encoding ABC transporter permease, producing MATLTTRMRQPGALARWREVILRPRTLVAVAITIVVGYLALIPLVYLLWTTFSDAQGFSLGGFARAYGDARIGELVGNSLWFAAGAALLSLAVGTALAYFNVRTDVPFKALFFAASIIPLIIPGILYTIAWIFLASPTIGLLNSLLEPVFGPGTFDVFTVWGMIWVEGLHLSPIAFLFMVAAFRSTDPSLEESSLMSGATRVQTFRRVTLPLVRPALLSAALIMGVRSLESFEVPALLGLQNGIYVFTSRIYQVLRSFPVDFAGAGALAVGLLAVAALGIWLSNVLSRGHATGTITGKGFRPRPIDLGRWKPVVGSGILLYFFVTVLAPLMVLLYTALLPYYRPPSAEAFASMNLDNFVAVFNLPSVPTALRNSLLLGGGAATIVMALMAVAAWVVVRSGIPGRQILDHIAFSPLVIPGLVLGVGIAFVYLRSPLPIYGTLVILLIAYCTRYLPYGMRYAVTGMQTISAELEESAQVSGAGWWATFRRVLLPLIAPALLAGWVYIFVVSFRELSSSILLYTPGNEVLSISIWELYANARFGELSALGVIMVLILAVLVAVAYKVGARVGLKS from the coding sequence ATGGCCACGCTCACAACCCGGATGCGGCAGCCGGGAGCCCTCGCGCGATGGCGCGAGGTGATCCTGCGCCCCCGCACCCTCGTCGCGGTCGCGATCACGATCGTGGTCGGCTACCTCGCCCTGATCCCGCTGGTCTACCTGCTGTGGACCACCTTCTCCGACGCCCAGGGCTTCAGCCTGGGCGGCTTCGCGCGCGCCTACGGCGACGCCCGCATCGGGGAGCTGGTCGGCAACTCGCTGTGGTTCGCGGCCGGTGCGGCGCTGCTCTCCCTCGCGGTCGGCACGGCGCTCGCCTACTTCAACGTGCGCACCGACGTACCGTTCAAGGCGCTGTTCTTCGCCGCGTCGATCATCCCGCTGATCATCCCGGGGATCCTGTACACGATCGCCTGGATCTTCCTGGCCAGCCCCACGATCGGCCTGCTCAACAGCCTGCTCGAGCCGGTCTTCGGGCCGGGCACGTTCGACGTCTTCACGGTGTGGGGGATGATCTGGGTCGAGGGGCTGCACCTGTCCCCCATCGCGTTCCTCTTCATGGTGGCCGCGTTCCGCTCGACCGACCCCTCACTCGAGGAGTCGTCGCTGATGAGCGGCGCAACCCGCGTGCAGACCTTCCGGCGGGTGACCCTCCCGCTGGTCCGCCCGGCCCTCCTCTCCGCCGCCCTGATCATGGGAGTGCGCAGTCTGGAGAGCTTCGAGGTGCCGGCGCTGCTCGGCCTGCAGAACGGGATCTACGTCTTCACCAGCCGCATCTACCAGGTGCTGCGCAGCTTCCCGGTCGACTTCGCGGGGGCCGGCGCACTGGCCGTCGGGCTGCTCGCCGTAGCGGCGCTGGGCATCTGGCTCTCGAACGTGCTGAGCCGGGGCCACGCCACCGGCACCATCACCGGTAAGGGCTTCCGCCCGCGCCCGATCGACCTCGGCCGCTGGAAGCCGGTCGTCGGCAGCGGCATCCTGCTCTACTTCTTCGTCACCGTGCTGGCCCCGCTGATGGTGCTGCTCTACACGGCACTCCTGCCCTACTACCGGCCCCCGTCGGCCGAGGCGTTCGCATCGATGAACCTCGACAACTTCGTCGCCGTGTTCAACCTCCCCTCGGTCCCCACGGCGCTGAGGAACTCGCTCCTCCTGGGCGGTGGAGCGGCGACGATCGTGATGGCCCTGATGGCGGTGGCCGCCTGGGTCGTGGTGCGTTCCGGCATCCCGGGTCGCCAGATCCTGGACCACATCGCGTTCTCGCCGCTCGTCATCCCGGGGCTCGTGCTCGGCGTCGGGATCGCGTTCGTCTACCTGCGCAGCCCGCTCCCGATCTACGGCACGCTGGTCATCCTGCTGATCGCGTACTGCACCCGGTACCTGCCCTACGGCATGCGCTACGCGGTGACCGGGATGCAGACGATCTCCGCCGAGCTCGAGGAGTCTGCGCAGGTCAGCGGAGCCGGGTGGTGGGCCACGTTCCGCCGGGTGCTGCTGCCGCTCATCGCGCCGGCGCTGCTCGCCGGCTGGGTCTACATCTTCGTGGTGAGCTTCCGCGAGCTCTCCTCCTCGATCCTGCTCTACACCCCGGGCAACGAGGTGCTGTCCATCTCGATCTGGGAGCTGTACGCGAACGCGCGCTTCGGGGAGCTGTCCGCGCTCGGCGTGATCATGGTGCTCATCCTCGCCGTACTGGTGGCGGTCGCCTACAAGGTCGGCGCGCGCGTCGGCCTCAAGTCCTGA
- a CDS encoding ABC transporter substrate-binding protein, whose product MSRRSALAGLGAAGLLLLSGCGGAPTSGPAPGADQPTAAEAVYAEVGALTGSARHDRLVELAAQEGNTLSVYTSLNADIADIVVPQFEQATGVQVNLYRADSETVLQRTLQEASAGFAGADVVETNATQMAIIAAQGLTGDYEGEQRNKINEQFRYDGWTPTRFNIFAPAWNTNLVRPDLVPHRWEDLADPKYDGILSLEVSDYDWYMTLYTHFRQQGMPDADIDRLFADMVKGSKVAKGHSGQVELLSAGEFGVVAASYTYLTDKARTSGAPVDDQPFVEPVVARANGGGLLRSSKHPATAMLFMDWMLKDGQQVVLDNGLTPAVMPDGTDPLAGHQVLPVDVQQLINEGNDWSARYDEVVRGGEQLPEK is encoded by the coding sequence ATGTCACGACGATCGGCGCTCGCCGGCCTCGGCGCAGCGGGCCTGCTGCTGCTCTCGGGCTGCGGTGGCGCCCCGACGTCCGGCCCTGCACCAGGGGCCGACCAACCCACCGCCGCCGAAGCCGTTTACGCCGAGGTCGGCGCCCTCACAGGAAGCGCGCGCCACGACCGCCTGGTCGAGCTCGCCGCGCAGGAGGGCAACACGCTGTCGGTCTACACCTCGTTGAACGCCGACATCGCCGACATCGTGGTGCCGCAGTTCGAGCAGGCAACGGGCGTCCAAGTGAACCTCTACCGCGCCGACTCGGAGACGGTCCTGCAACGCACCCTCCAGGAGGCGTCGGCGGGCTTCGCGGGGGCCGACGTCGTCGAGACCAACGCCACGCAGATGGCGATCATCGCCGCGCAGGGGCTCACCGGGGACTACGAGGGCGAGCAGCGGAACAAGATCAACGAACAGTTCAGGTACGACGGCTGGACACCCACTCGCTTCAACATCTTCGCGCCCGCGTGGAACACGAACCTCGTGCGCCCGGACCTGGTCCCCCACCGGTGGGAGGACCTCGCCGACCCGAAGTACGACGGCATCCTGTCCCTCGAGGTCAGCGACTACGACTGGTACATGACGCTCTACACCCACTTCCGCCAGCAGGGCATGCCCGACGCCGACATCGACCGGCTGTTCGCCGACATGGTGAAGGGCTCGAAGGTCGCGAAGGGGCACTCCGGCCAGGTCGAGCTGCTCTCGGCGGGCGAGTTCGGCGTGGTTGCGGCCTCGTACACCTACCTGACGGACAAGGCGCGGACGAGCGGTGCGCCGGTCGACGACCAGCCGTTCGTCGAACCCGTCGTGGCGCGCGCCAACGGCGGCGGACTGCTGCGCAGCAGCAAGCACCCGGCAACCGCGATGCTGTTCATGGACTGGATGTTGAAGGACGGGCAGCAGGTCGTCCTCGACAACGGCCTGACCCCCGCCGTGATGCCGGACGGCACCGACCCGCTCGCCGGCCACCAGGTCCTCCCGGTCGACGTGCAGCAGCTCATCAACGAGGGCAACGACTGGTCCGCCCGCTACGACGAGGTCGTCCGCGGCGGCGAGCAGCTCCCGGAGAAGTGA